A region of the Vibrio chagasii genome:
GCACCCGCCGTGTGTCTCCCGGATAGTACTTACTGGTATTCGGAGTTTGCAAAGGGTTGGTAAGTCGGGATGACCCCCTAGCCTTAACAGTGCTCTACCCCCAGTAGTATTCGTCCGAGGCGCTACCTAAATAGCTTTCGGGGAGAACCAGCTATCTCCAGGTTTGATTGGCCTTTCACCCCTAGCCACAAGTCATCCGCTAATTTTTCAACATTAGTCGGTTCGGTCCTCCAGTTGATGTTACTCAACCTTCAACCTGCCCATGGCTAGATCACCTGGTTTCGGGTCTAATCCTAGCAACTGTACGCCCAGTTAAGACTCGGTTTCCCTACGGCTCCCCTAAACGGTTAACCTTGCTACTAAAATTAAGTCGCTGACCCATTATACAAAAGGTACGCAGTCACACCACGAAGGTGCTCCTACTGCTTGTACGTACACGGTTTCAGGTTCTATTTCACTCCCCTCACAGGGGTTCTTTTCGCCTTTCCCTCACGGTACTGGTTCACTATCGGTCAGTCAGTAGTATTTAGCCTTGGAGGATGGTCCCCCCATATTCAGACAGGATATCACGTGTCCCGCCCTACTCGTTTTCACTGATGATGAGATGTCGACTACGGGGCTATCACCCTTTATTGCGGCACTTTCCAGAGCCTTCGTCTGTCTCATTAAAAGCTTAAGGGCTAATCCAATTTCGCTCGCCGCTACTTTCGGAATCTCGGTTGATTTCTCTTCCTCGGGGTACTTAGATGTTTCAGTTCCCCCGGTTTGCCTCTTGCTGCTATGTATTCACAACAAGATACTTACTTATGTAAGTGGGTTTCCCCATTCGGAAATCCCAGACTCAAATGACTTTTACTGTCTAATCTGGGCTTATCGCAAGTTAATACGTCCTTCATCGCCTCTGACTGCCAAGGCATCCACCGTGTACGCTTAGTCACTTAACCATACAACCCGAAAGGGTCTTTATGTATGGTAAACAACCAAGGTTTTTGGTTGTAATAAGAAGGGTTAGTTCTTATTACGTGTTTGCCGGACTCAATTGTGATTCAAACAAGTTTGAATCGAATACAAGACACTTGAATGTGTTTGTGTTGTGTTTATCCAAAAGATAAACATTGAGAACTTTTAATTTGATTTAAATAACTACGTTATTTAAATCAGTCAGCTTTCCAAATTGTTAAAGAGCAAGAGTTTCAAAGTGTTAAACTTTTAACCCATTTTTAAATACTCTCTTTCGAGAATGCTTAAAGATGGTGGGCGATACCGGGCTCGAACCAGTGACCCCCTGCTTGTAAGGCAGGTGCTCTCCCAACTGAGCTAATCGCCCATAAAAGTTTTAATTCCTCATGGAAGGAATGGTGGAGCTATGCGGGATCGAACCGCAGACCTCCTGCGTGCAAGGCAGGCGCTCTCCCAGCTGAGCTATAGCCCCATATTTTTATTTCCTTGGGAGGAAATGGTGGGTCGTGCAGGATTCGAACCTGCGACCAATTGATTAAAAGTCAACTGCTCTACCAACTGAGCTAACGACCCAATGGTATCCCGTAGGGGAGTCGAACCCCTGTTACCGCCGTGAAAGGGCGGTGTCCTAGGCCTCTAGACGAACGGGACACTGGATTGAAGAACTTGGGAGTTCTTCGTCTCTTTTACTTTCTAAACCTAATCAATCTGTGTGGACACTTATCGTGAATATCTTCGTATAAGGAGGTGATCCAGCCCCAGGTTCCCCTAGGGCTACCTTGTTACGACTTCACCCCAGTCATGAACCACAAAGTGGTGAGCGTCCTCCCCGAAAGGTTAAACTACCCACTTCTTTTGCAGCCCACTCCCATGGTGTGACGGGCGGTGTGTACAAGGCCCGGGAACGTATTCACCGTAGCATTCTGATCTACGATTACTAGCGATTCCGACTTCATGGAGTCGAGTTGCAGACTCCAATCCGGACTACGACGCACTTTTTGGGATTCGCTCACTCTCGCAAGTTCGCTGCCCTCTGTATGCGCCATTGTAGCACGTGTGTAGCCCTACTCGTAAGGGCCATGATGACTTGACGTCGTCCCCACCTTCCTCCGGTTTATCACCGGCAGTCTCCCTGGAGTTCCCGACATTACTCGCTGGCAAACAAGGATAAGGGTTGCGCTCGTTGCGGGACTTAACCCAACATTTCACAACACGAGCTGACGACAGCCATGCAGCACCTGTCTCAGAGCTCCCGAAGGCACACCTGCGTCTCCGCTGGCTTCTCTGGATGTCAAGAGTAGGTAAGGTTCTTCGCGTTGCATCGAATTAAACCACATGCTCCACCGCTTGTGCGGGCCCCCGTCAATTCATTTGAGTTTTAATCTTGCGACCGTACTCCCCAGGCGGTCTACTTAACGCGTTAGCTCCGAAAGCCACGGCTCAAGGCCACAACCTCCAAGTAGACATCGTTTACGGCGTGGACTACCAGGGTATCTAATCCTGTTTGCTCCCCACGCTTTCGCATCTGAGTGTCAGTATCTGTCCAGGGGGCCGCCTTCGCCACTGGTATTCCTTCAGATCTCTACGCATTTCACCGCTACACCTGAAATTCTACCCCCCTCTACAGTACTCTAGTTCACCAGTTTCAAATGCAGTTCCGAGGTTGAGCCCCGGGCTTTCACATCTGACTTAATGAACCACCTGCATGCGCTTTACGCCCAGTAATTCCGATTAACGCTCGCACCCTCCGTATTACCGCGGCTGCTGGCACGGAGTTAGCCGGTGCTTCTTCTGTTGCTAACGTCAAGAAATGCCGCTATTAACGACACCCCCTTCCTCACAACTGAAAGTACTTTACAACCCGAAGGCCTTCTTCATACACGCGGCATGGCTGCATCAGGCTTTCGCCCATTGTGCAATATTCCCCACTGCTGCCTCCCGTAGGAGTCTGGACCGTGTCTCAGTTCCAGTGTGGCTGATCATCCTCTCAGACCAGCTAGGGATCGTCGCCTTGGTGAGCCATTACCTCACCAACTAGCTAATCCCACCTAGGCATATCTTGACGCGAGAGGCCCGAAGGTCCCCCTCTTTGGCCCGTAGGCATTATGCGGTATTAGCCATCGTTTCCAATGGTTATCCCCCACATCAAGGCAATTTCCTAGGCATTACTCACCCGTCCGCCGCTCGACGCCGTTATCGTTCCCCGAAGGTTCAGATAACTCGTTTCCGCTCGACTTGCATGTGTTAGGCCTGCCGCCAGCGTTCAATCTGAGCCATGATCAAACTCTTCAATTTAAAGTTTTGATTACCTAAATTAATAGGTGTGACTCAACGAATACTGACTTCAAAACTACAAAAAGTAATTCTAAAGCTATTACCATTCCAACAGAATGATAATGAATTGACTGTGCCGATAATAAATTATCGATTGGTCACTCAGTTCATTGAAATCAAGTTGAAACCGAAGTTTCATTTTTTGATATTCATCAACGAGTGCCCACACAGATTGATAGGTTTAAATTGTTAAAGAGCTTTTCCTTTTTGAGCTTCGCTCAAATCGGACGGCCATTTTAGCGATTTAAGTTTTAGTGTCAACCACTATTTTCAAAACTTTTTTCAAGCGCTTAGCTTGGCTAATTTGGCTTACTGATTCGTTTTGGTTTCCTAAGAAGCCATCCCGTGTCAGCGAGGTGGCATTATAGAGATTTCGATCACACTGGCAAGCCCTTTTTTAAGTTTTTCTTACTTTTTTGATTGTTCGAGTATTTTTTGTTCAAAACACGCCATTTTCACTAGTATTCTCCATAATTAAAGGCTTATGGTGCCTATATAAAGGAGGATTTATGAGTTCAATACGTAGTTACAAAGGTATATCACCTCAGATCGGACAAGGTGTCTATATAGATACAAGCTCAGTACTTGTTGGTGATATCAAAATTGGTGATGACTCTAGTGTATGGCCTTTAGTCGCCGCTCGAGGAGATGTGAATCATATCCATATTGGCGATAGAACTAATATCCAGGACGGTAGTGTTCTCCATGTTACCCATAAGAATGCTGAGAACCCTGAAGGTTATCCTCTATTAATCGGCAATGATGTCACTATCGGCCATAAAGTGATGCTACATGGTTGCACGATTAAAGATCGTGTGCTCGTGGGTATGGGCGCTATCGTATTAGATGGTGTGGTCGTCGAACAAGACGTGATGATTGGTGCAGGAAGTTTGGTTCCACCTAACAAGGTGCTTGAAAGTGGCTATCTATATGTAGGAAGCCCAGTTAAACAAGCACGCCCACTGCATGATAAGGAACGTGCTTTCTTACAAAAGTCGGCTGACAACTATGTTCAGAATAAAAACGACTATCTAGACTCTGTGCTTCCCGTTTAAAGCGCTTTAATCTGAATTCGATTAGAGGAGTCATACTCCTCTTCTTCTATTAACTCTTCCGCTAACTCTTCAATATCAAAACGAAGCTCTGCAAAGATAGCCAAAGCTTGTTCGCCGCCTTCGATTTCTTTGTCTGATAATCGTGACAACTCTTCAATCGACACTTCACACTCAATCAGTGCGCCTGACTGCTGAGCTGGGAAGATAATAGATTGACACTCTTCATCCCAATCTTGGATATCTGGGAATAGGATTGATTGATTCATTTTTTCTGAATACCTTGTTATATCTCTAGGTTCTTACGTAATTCTCTTAAAATCTGTTTTGTGCCCGGGCGAAGACCACGCCACAACATGAAACTCTCAGCCGCTTGCCCTACTAACATCCCCAAGCCGTCATAAGCAGCATGAACACCATTATCTAATGCCCATTGGTTGAATACCGTATTGCCCGAACCATAAACCATATCGTAGACGACACTATTATCGTTGAAGATAGCTGGAGAAACTTCTGGTAGTTGACCACTTAGACCTGATGACGTGGAGTTAATAATGACATCAAAGCCTTCGTTCACATCACTTAGCCCCGTCCCTTTTATGTTTCCATGCGAAGCAAACATTTCAGCTAACAATTCAGCCTTTGAACTGGTGCGGTTAGCCACCACTAATTGCTGTGGCTTTTGATCAAGCAAAGGTTGAATCACTCCTCTTGCTGCGCCACCAGCACCCAGTAAGAGAACTCGAGCTCCCTCTAATACTACTTGGTGTTGAAGTAAATCTTGAACAAGCCCCTCACCATCAGTGTTATCACCAATGATTTCTCCGTCATCTAGCTTCTTCAATGTATTAACGGCACCAGCTAGTTGAGCTCTTTCAGTCAATCGATTAGCAAACTGATAAGCATCTTCTTTAAATGGTGCTGTGACGTTACACCCTCTTCCACCTTCACTAAAAAAGGCTTTAGCTGAGGTAATGAACTGGCCATGTTCTGGCTGCAGTGCTGTATAGGTAAGCTGCTGGTTAGTTTGGCGAGCAAATAACGTGTGGATGAATGGCGATTTGCTTTGCCCAATAGGGTTACCGAAAACGGCATAACGATCTACTTGCTGTGTCATATCCTTACCTAACAGAAATAATAAAAAGGGTCATCTATATAGATGACCCTATCACTATCCCTATAAGGAAGGAAGAACTACCAAGATCGAGGTTTTAGGTAGTCACTATAAAGCAACGCTTCTGGTGACCCTGCTTGAGGTTCGTAACGGTATTCCCAGCGAGCCAATGGCGGCATAGACATCAATATAGACTCTGTTCGCCCGCCACTTTGTAGGCCAAACAAGGTACCACGGTCATAGACTAGGTTGAATTCAACGTAGCGACCACGGCGGTAAAGTTGGAAGTCACGCTCACGTTCACCATAAGGTGTCTCTTTGCGACGCTCAACAATCGGTAGGTATGCCGCAGCATAGCCTTCACCAACAGCTCGCATGTAAGCAAAGCTCTTTTCAAAGCCCCACTCATTTAAGTCATCAAAGAACAGACCACCAACACCACGCGTTTCATCACGGTGAGGTAGATAGAAGTACTTATCGCACCACTCTTTGTGTTCTTGATACACGTTATCGCCAAATGGCGCACACAGATCTTTAGCTGTTTGATGCCAAGACTGGCAATCTTCATCGAAAGGATAGAATGGCGTTAGATCGAACCCACCACCGAACCACCAGATAGGGTCTTCGCCTTCTTTTTCGGCAATAAAGAATCGAACGTTAGCATGAGAGGTTGGGATATAAGGGTTTTTAGGGTGGATAACTAACGATACGCCCATTGCCTCAAACTTACGCCCGGCTAATTCAGGGCGATGAGCCGTTGCTGAAGCGGGCATTGCCTTACCTGCAACGTGAGAAAAGTTTACACCACCTTGTTCAAAGACCACACCGTCAGTCATAACACGAGTACGACCACCGCCACCAAGGCGATCGCCAGGTTCGCGTTCCCATGCGTCTTCTTTAAATAGTGCACTACCATCAGCCTGTTCAAGCTGTTGGCAAATCGAATCTTGTAGGCTCAGTAAAAACTGCTTTACTGCTTCTTTATCAATTGCTGACATTTTACTTTCCTTTGCAGAGTTTAACCCTGTCTTAATATTTTCGACGTTTTTGCATCTCTGATTTCGCTTGGCTTGTCACGACCACCCGTTTTCCCTTCAAGAATCGCAACCAAGTGTTGGCCAAGTTGCTGATGTACTTCTTCAGTCGTCATACAAGGTGGTTCGCCCGTCAGGTTAGCACTGGTAGAGGTTAACGGCTTACCGAATTCATTACACATTCTTTGAACCAAAGGGTGATCCGTCACTCGCACAGCGATTGAATCAAACTGACCACTCACCCAATCAGTCACTTTAGCACTGGTTGGCATGATCCAAGTGACCGGCCCCGGCCATGTTGCTTTAACCGTCGCTAGTTGCTCATCGGTCAGTTGGCTTTCATCAATATAAGGCAGCAGCTGCTCGTAACTTGCCGCAATCAAGATCAAGCCCTTTTCAACTGGACGCTGTTTTAACTCGAGTAATTTCTTGATGGCATGTGGATTATCAGGATCACAACCAACCCCAAAAACGCCTTCGGTCGGGTAAGCAATGACTTCGCCCTGTTGTAATGCCTGCAATGTATGTTGAAAGTTATCCACGGGTTGCCTCATTAAGTCAGTTATCGAACTCGCTAAGTGTACAAATTATCACTCACTGTTACTAAAGCTATTTGTTTATAAAATGTATCAATTGGCAATTTAGACTGACGCAAACGTTTTCCTAAAGCAATTTTACCCGTATAATGCGCGCAAAATATCTAATCACTAATTAAATCGTACCTGAAGGAGTTTGAGATGACTGTCGGTATTATCATGGGTTCTAAATCTGATTGGCCAACAATAAAGCTAGCTGCGGACATGTTGGATCAGTTTGGCGTAGCGTACGAAACAAAAGTGGTTTCAGCTCACCGCACACCTCAGTTGCTTGCAGACTACGCAACCAGTGCAAAAGAGCGCGGTATTAAAGTCATTATTGCTGGTGCTGGCGGTGCTGCACACCTACCAGGCATGGCGGCTGCTTTCACAAGCGTACCTGTACTTGGTGTTCCGGTTCAGTCTAAAGCCCTGAAAGGTATGGACTCTCTGCTTTCTATCGTGCAAATGCCAAAAGGCATCGCAGTGGGTACTCTAGCTATCGGTGAAGCGGGAGCAGCGAACGCTGGCATCCTAGCTGCTCAAATCATTGGTACACACAATGAAGAAGTAATGGCGAAAGTAGAAGCGTTCCGCTCTGAGCAAACAGAAACGGTGCTTGCTAATCCAAACCCTGCAGAGGACTAATTCCCATGCATGTTCTTGTGTTAGGCGCGGGCCAACTTGCTCGCATGATGTCCCTAGCTGGGGCACCGCTGAATATTGAAATTTCTGCTTTTGATGTTGGCAGCAAAAGTATTGTTCATCCATTAACGCAAGCGATTCTAGGCAACGGCTTAGAAAATGCGATTGAGTGCGCGGACGTCATTACTGCTGAATTCGAACACATCCCTCATGATGTGCTTGAAATATGTGAGCGCAGCGGTAAGTTCTTACCGACCACACAAGCAATCAAAGCTGGCGGTGACCGTCGCCTTGAAAAAGCGCTGTTAGACGAAGCGAACGTAAAAAACGCCAAGTACTATGTGATTAATGCTCGTGAAGACTTTGACGCAGCAATTGCTCATGTTGGCCTACCTATGGTGTTGAAGAGCACACTTGGTGGCTACGATGGCAAAGGCCAATGGCGTTTAAAGACCTTAGACAACGTTGAAGCAACTTGGACAGAAATGGCCGAGTGCATTGCTGCAACCGACAATCAAGCAATTGTGGCAGAAGAGTTTGTTCCGTTCGACCGTGAAGTATCACTGGTTGGCGCTCGTGGAACCAATGGAGAGGTTCAAGTTTACCCATTGGCAGAAAACGTTCACACCGATGGCGTATTAAGCCTATCGACCGCAATTGATGATATTGAGCTGCAAGAACAAGCGAAAGCCATGTTTACCGCGGTTGCTGAGCGCTTAGATTATGTTGGCGTGCTAGCACTTGAGTTCTTTGACGTTCAAGGTTCACTGTTGGTTAACGAGATTGCACCACGAGTTCATAACTCTGGCCACTGGACACAACAAGGTGCTGAGACTTGTCAGTTTGAGAATCACCTTCGTGCGGTCTGTGGAATGCCACTAGGTAGCACCAAGCTGATTCGTCCAACCGCAATGATCAACATCCTTGGTGAAGATACTCTACCTGACGCTATTTTGGCTCAAGGCGGTTGTCATGTTCATTGGTATGGTAAAGAGAAACGAGCAGGCCGTAAGATGGGTCACATTAACGTGAGCGCAGACTACAACGCCGAACTGCAAAGAACATTATGTTCTCTGGCAGATATCCTCGACAAAAAAGCTTATCCAGCTATTCATGAATTTGCTGAGCAAATGAAATAAGCCAACATGGCTTTGGTTGGTTTAGATACAAAAAACGGCGCTCAGTGAGCGCCGTTTTTATTTCTATAACTTAAAGCTATTCAGATTGAATGTGATGACACTTGCGGTCCGCACATTGCTTTTTCATCCCTTGAGCTGTTTTCTTCTCAAGTAACAGCGGGAACTGACACGCTTCACAACGACCGATAATAGGCGGCTGGTTTACTGCAAACTTACACTTAGGGTAGTTATCACACGCGTAGAAAGTTTTGCCGTAGCGAGATTTACGCTCGACCAAATGGCCTTTGCCACATTCAGGACAGCCGACCAACGGCTGCTCTTCAGGTTGTTCTTTGGGCTGGTCTAAAGATTCGATGTGATTACACGCAGGGTAACTGCTACAACCAATAAACATGCCATAGCGACCTTGCCTCAACACCAGCTCGTTTTGGCATTTAGGGCACGGTACACCCAGCTCTTTCACTACATGACCATCGTTTTGGTGCAAAGGCTTGATGTAGTCGCAACTTGGATATTGCTTACAGCCTAAAAACGGGCCGTGCTTACCATGGCGAAGCTGAAGCTCTCCGCCACACTGTGGACACGGTTCATGCTCTAGTGCATGTTCATGTGCTGAAAAAAGCTGATTATCAATCTTACTACTCATGATAAGCCTGTATTAATGCAAGATACCTTGCTCTTTGGTGTACAACAGCTCTTCCATTTGCGTGTAAGCACTTTCATTACCCGGTACATTGAACAGTACCATTAAGATAATCCACTTCAGATCATCCAACTCAAATTCATTGGTCTCTAACCCCATCACACGATCAATCACCATTTCACGAATCTCTGTCGTGAGAACGTTGATCTGCTCAAGGAACAACAAGAAACCACGACACTCCATATTAATACGTGATATCTCTTTACTTGTGTAAACACGCATCGAGGTATTAGAGCACATAGTAATCGCCGCTTGGTTATCGGTATCTTGCAGTGCAGCAAGGTCTTCTAACCAATGGAGAGCCTTATAAATATCATCTTGGTGAAACCCCGCTCGAAGAAGTTCATCTTCAAGTTCGTCTTGATCCACCTGCAATTCAGAATCGCTATGGATGTAGGTTTCAAACAAGTACATCAGTATGTCCATCATCATAGCTAGCCTCTCCCCTTTCGAATATAGCCACCGGAAACTGCAACAACATGCCCTGAGAGCTCAAGCTCTAAAAGCTGCATCATGACTTCATGCACAGGTATATGGGTTCTCTGTGCCAAAATATCAACGGGTGTCGCCTCTAATCCTACGTTAGCTAACAGATGTGGAAATGGCAATTGTTCATTTTCCTCCAAGCTTGGCGCAGGTTCGAATAAATTAGGCTGTTGGTCTATAGACCAGTCTAACAGACTCTTTATTTCAACCAAGACATCTTGAGCACTCTGTACCAAGCAAGCACCAGCTTTGATTAAGCTATTGCCTCCACGACTCGTTGGGCTATGGATAGAGCCTGGAAGCGCGAATACTTCACGCCCTTGCTCCAAAGCGTAGCGAGCGGTAATTAGTGAACCACTCTTCTCTGCAGCCTCGATCACCAAGGTTCCTAACGATAAGCCACTAATAATACGATTGCGACGCGGGAAATGTTCAGGTCGCGGTTTGGCACTTGGACGAAACTCTGAGATTAGCGCCCCACTTTCACATATCCTAGCCGCGAGGTTTCTGTGTCTCGCAGGATAAATAGAATCCAAGCCAGACCCTAGCACAGCAAAGGTTTCGCCTCCTTTTTCTAACGCACCATCATGAGCATAGCCATCGATACCTAAGGCTAAACCGCTGGTGACAATCAAGCCATTTTGTACAAACTCTTTGGCAAATGATTTCGTAGTCTGTAAGCCTTCGATGCTGGCATTACGGCTGCCGACCATAGCAATTTGAGGCTCTATCAGCTTTTCAACATTACCTTTGACGAAAAGCACTGTGGGTGCTGAAGCTATCTCACTCAACAATTTAGGATAGTGTAGGCAACTCGGAGTAAGGATGTGATGGTTGGATTGTTTAGCCTGCCAAGCGAGACAAGCCTCTACCTCTCTTGGGGCTTGATCTCGTAGATAAGCGATTTGTTTAGTTGATAAGCCCAATGCCTGCAGCTGTTGCCCTGAGTAACCAACAATGTTTAAAGGAGAATCAACACTCAGTAGGCGAGCAAGACGCTTTCCACCCAGTTGCGGAATAAAGCTTAACGTTAACCAAGCGATCAATTGCTGTTCATTCACTCGCTTCCCTCTTCCGTCACAGCTAGATCCAAAGGAGATATCGCTAGAATGTCATTGCTTACTGGCTTTGAACTTTGAGTGATCAGGGCGAGGCTAAAATACTCATAAGGTCGAATGACCATAAGGCTGCCCAGTGAGGTACTTGGTAGCTGCACTTTATTACTCGCTGAAGACTCTTTGTAGCTGTATTCACCTTGTTTGCCGAACACAACCGCACCACTTTCACTGAGGGTAAACATGGAGCCTTGGCGAAGATTGTCATGCGAGCCCTTGTTGATCACAACTACCTGATTTTTCGCACTGTATTGATTACCCTCGAGAGAACCTAAAATATTGGCAAACTGCCCCGCAGCACTGGGAGTTGGATAGAAGGTGGTAGAAAGATTCACTTGGTCGACGTCCAGATCTGGCAATACTAGATCGTTAAGCAGAACTTCTTGCAGCTGAGTCTCTATCTGTAATCTACTGAACTCAGCATCCACTTCTTTTAAGCGTGCAGTGGCAACTAAGCGCAAAGAAGTGATACTCGCTTGAGGATGCTGCCTTTGATAAGTTTCAACGGCGCGGTAAATACCCCACTTAGGGTGCTGCTGGTTTCCAGATATGAATAATCGGTCTTCCCCAGACAAGAAGCGTTTTCCATCGCTTGTTCCCAACACTCGTTGCGCCGATTCAATATCTTGTTGCTCAACCAAGCGATCAGACTGCAAATAAGGCAAAACCAACCCCTCATTGACAGTAGGCACTGCTTTCTTCTCAGAGACACGAATCTTAGGGCTGAGTTTGATAACCGGCTTGAGGCTCAACACAGGTTCGCCATTAATCCAAACCAAAGACAGTTTGTCTCCGGGATAAATAAGGTGAGGATTTTCTATCTCTGGGTTCACCTGCCATAACCTTGGCCACAACCAAGGGCTATCGAGATACATTGCTGAGATATCCCACAAGGTGTCGCCCTTAACCACCACATAGGCTTCAGGCGCACCTCGCTTAATGGTTAAAGGTTGCTCACTATTTTCTGCCACCACGACAAAAGAAATTGAGGAAAAAACAAGCGATAAAGTGGAGTAAACATGACGCATGACCTAGCTTCCTTGGTCTGTATATTTGGAGAATTACCATCAGGATGCTGTCATTTGACCTCTAAAATGTCTAGAATTGAGCCAACAAGGTTAAAGCTGTTTCGGCACAGTTCAATATTTCGAGTGTATATGTCTGTATTACAAGTATTAACATTACCAGATGATCGTCTACGTACCGTGGCGAAACCGGTAAAAGAAGTTACCCCAGAGATTCAAAAGTTCGTTGATGACATGATTGAAACCATGTACGACGAAGAAGGTATCGGCCTTGCGGCAACGCAGGTAGATTTCCACCAGCGTATCGTAGTCATTGATATTTCAGAAACGCGTGATGAACCAATGGTTCTTATCAACCCTGAAATTATCGAGAAGCGCGGCGAAGATGGTATCGAAGAAGGTTGTCTATCTGTACCTGGCGCTCGAGCTCTAGTACCTCGCGCAGCAGAAGTAACGGTTAAAGCACTAGACCGTGACGGCAACGAATTCACCTTCGACGCTGATGACCTTCTGGCTATCTGTGTTCAACACGAGCTTGACCACCTAGAAGGCAAGTTGTTTGTTGATTACCTATCGCCACTTAAGCGTAAACGTATTCAAGATAAGCTAGCGAAAATCAAACGCTTCAATGAGAAGCAAGGCAAATAATCGCAGCTACTACTAAATTAAGAAGGAAGCCTACCTTGAGTCAGTCTTTAAGAATTGTCTTCGCAGGTACTCCGGATTTCGCCGCCCGTCACTTGGCGGCGTTGTTGTCTTCGGAGCATGAAGTTATTGCTGTTTACACACAGCCAGATCGTCCAGCAGGCCGCGGTAAGAAACTGACTGCGAGCCCAGTAAAAAACATCGCACTTGAAAATAACATTCCGGTTTACCAACCAGAAAACTTCAAGTCAGATGAAGCTAAGCAAGAATTAGCAGATTTGAATGCTGACATCATGGTAGTTGTTGCTTACGGCTTATTGCTTCCACAAGTGGTTCTAGATATACCTCGCTTAGGTTGTATCAATGTACACGGCTCTATCCTACCGCGCTGGCGTGGTGCTGCTCCAATTCAACGCTCTATCTGGGCGGGTGATAAAGAGACTGGCGTTACGATCATGCAGATGGATATCGGCCTAGACA
Encoded here:
- a CDS encoding gamma carbonic anhydrase family protein, which encodes MSSIRSYKGISPQIGQGVYIDTSSVLVGDIKIGDDSSVWPLVAARGDVNHIHIGDRTNIQDGSVLHVTHKNAENPEGYPLLIGNDVTIGHKVMLHGCTIKDRVLVGMGAIVLDGVVVEQDVMIGAGSLVPPNKVLESGYLYVGSPVKQARPLHDKERAFLQKSADNYVQNKNDYLDSVLPV
- a CDS encoding DUF1488 family protein, yielding MNQSILFPDIQDWDEECQSIIFPAQQSGALIECEVSIEELSRLSDKEIEGGEQALAIFAELRFDIEELAEELIEEEEYDSSNRIQIKAL
- the aroE gene encoding shikimate dehydrogenase; the protein is MTQQVDRYAVFGNPIGQSKSPFIHTLFARQTNQQLTYTALQPEHGQFITSAKAFFSEGGRGCNVTAPFKEDAYQFANRLTERAQLAGAVNTLKKLDDGEIIGDNTDGEGLVQDLLQHQVVLEGARVLLLGAGGAARGVIQPLLDQKPQQLVVANRTSSKAELLAEMFASHGNIKGTGLSDVNEGFDVIINSTSSGLSGQLPEVSPAIFNDNSVVYDMVYGSGNTVFNQWALDNGVHAAYDGLGMLVGQAAESFMLWRGLRPGTKQILRELRKNLEI
- the hemF gene encoding oxygen-dependent coproporphyrinogen oxidase, which codes for MSAIDKEAVKQFLLSLQDSICQQLEQADGSALFKEDAWEREPGDRLGGGGRTRVMTDGVVFEQGGVNFSHVAGKAMPASATAHRPELAGRKFEAMGVSLVIHPKNPYIPTSHANVRFFIAEKEGEDPIWWFGGGFDLTPFYPFDEDCQSWHQTAKDLCAPFGDNVYQEHKEWCDKYFYLPHRDETRGVGGLFFDDLNEWGFEKSFAYMRAVGEGYAAAYLPIVERRKETPYGERERDFQLYRRGRYVEFNLVYDRGTLFGLQSGGRTESILMSMPPLARWEYRYEPQAGSPEALLYSDYLKPRSW
- a CDS encoding L-threonylcarbamoyladenylate synthase, whose translation is MDNFQHTLQALQQGEVIAYPTEGVFGVGCDPDNPHAIKKLLELKQRPVEKGLILIAASYEQLLPYIDESQLTDEQLATVKATWPGPVTWIMPTSAKVTDWVSGQFDSIAVRVTDHPLVQRMCNEFGKPLTSTSANLTGEPPCMTTEEVHQQLGQHLVAILEGKTGGRDKPSEIRDAKTSKILRQG
- the purE gene encoding 5-(carboxyamino)imidazole ribonucleotide mutase codes for the protein MTVGIIMGSKSDWPTIKLAADMLDQFGVAYETKVVSAHRTPQLLADYATSAKERGIKVIIAGAGGAAHLPGMAAAFTSVPVLGVPVQSKALKGMDSLLSIVQMPKGIAVGTLAIGEAGAANAGILAAQIIGTHNEEVMAKVEAFRSEQTETVLANPNPAED
- a CDS encoding 5-(carboxyamino)imidazole ribonucleotide synthase, which produces MHVLVLGAGQLARMMSLAGAPLNIEISAFDVGSKSIVHPLTQAILGNGLENAIECADVITAEFEHIPHDVLEICERSGKFLPTTQAIKAGGDRRLEKALLDEANVKNAKYYVINAREDFDAAIAHVGLPMVLKSTLGGYDGKGQWRLKTLDNVEATWTEMAECIAATDNQAIVAEEFVPFDREVSLVGARGTNGEVQVYPLAENVHTDGVLSLSTAIDDIELQEQAKAMFTAVAERLDYVGVLALEFFDVQGSLLVNEIAPRVHNSGHWTQQGAETCQFENHLRAVCGMPLGSTKLIRPTAMINILGEDTLPDAILAQGGCHVHWYGKEKRAGRKMGHINVSADYNAELQRTLCSLADILDKKAYPAIHEFAEQMK
- a CDS encoding DNA topoisomerase family protein — encoded protein: MSSKIDNQLFSAHEHALEHEPCPQCGGELQLRHGKHGPFLGCKQYPSCDYIKPLHQNDGHVVKELGVPCPKCQNELVLRQGRYGMFIGCSSYPACNHIESLDQPKEQPEEQPLVGCPECGKGHLVERKSRYGKTFYACDNYPKCKFAVNQPPIIGRCEACQFPLLLEKKTAQGMKKQCADRKCHHIQSE
- a CDS encoding DUF494 family protein, translated to MMMDILMYLFETYIHSDSELQVDQDELEDELLRAGFHQDDIYKALHWLEDLAALQDTDNQAAITMCSNTSMRVYTSKEISRINMECRGFLLFLEQINVLTTEIREMVIDRVMGLETNEFELDDLKWIILMVLFNVPGNESAYTQMEELLYTKEQGILH